In Lycium ferocissimum isolate CSIRO_LF1 chromosome 11, AGI_CSIRO_Lferr_CH_V1, whole genome shotgun sequence, a single genomic region encodes these proteins:
- the LOC132038306 gene encoding uncharacterized protein LOC132038306 — MELKQLRQTGTVREFQFAFDRLLSQCNLFNEQAMSCFLGGLKEELIGPILMHEPQTLSKVYRLARLAEGTMNANARNQKLTGMSSNVVKRDNSGPRNVTSNYQQNTRLPLPVANTDSNLKPRRTISPAEMQAKRAQGLCFWCDDKYTPGHKCNLPKQLFVLEMEEGEPDKGIEVLEQIEEDGEKDKWSNTEVNTPLISFCALTGLQGAQTIHVVGYHEKRPIQLLLDGGSTHNFIDVNAVKKLGCTVIPTPPSNVSLGNSSVETTSGLVKDFKWMMNGTTYCLDLIVFPVGKYDVVLGALWMKSLGPITTDYTKLTMLFDYQGKHQVLKGVNEECKLTSPKSVNKKQGPDVQFFMLQLLLREVKAEVHHHLDSLHLPQVTETPVVLSALLHQYQQIFAEPTTLPPQRGVFDHRISLQPGAQPVNLRPYRYPSMKKDIIEKLVQDMLNQGVIQHSSSPFSSPVVLVGKKDGSWRLCVDYRGLNRCTIKDKFPIPIIDDLLDELSGASIFSKVDLRSGYHQIRMVGEDIQKTAFKTHMGHYEFLVMPFGLTNAPSTFQCLMNHVFQQYLRKFVLVFFDDILIYSVNLQDHVIHLQVVFDLIVKHQLLAKYSKCVFGVPKVEYYLGHFISAKGVATDPKKIVAVQEWPVPKTLKQPRGFLGLAGYYRKFIQV; from the coding sequence ATGGAACTGAAGCAACTGAGACAAACAGGAACAGTAAGAGAATTTCAATTTGCATTTGACAGGTTACTATCACAATGTAATCTATTTAATGAACAAGCTATGTCGTGTTTCCTGGGAGGACTAAAAGAAGAGTTGATTGGCCCTATTTTGATGCATGAGCCTCAAACTCTTTCTAAGGTATACAGGTTAGCTAGATTAGCTGAAGGGACTATGAATGCTAATGCTAGAAATCAGAAACTGACTGGTATGTCTAGCAATGTTGTGAAGAGAGATAATTCAGGCCCTAGAAATGTTACTTCCAATTACCAGCAGAATACCAGGCTACCCTTACCTGTTGCTAATACTGATAGCAACCTTAAGCCTAGAAGGACCATATCACCAGCTGAGATGCAAGCTAAGAGGGCTCAAGGCTTGTGTTTCTGGTGTGATGATAAATACACACCTGGCCACAAGTGTAATTTGCCAAAGCAACTATTTGTGTTAGAAATGGAGGAAGGTGAACCAGACAAGGGTATAGAGGTGTTAGAGCAAATTGAAGAGGATGGGGAAAAGGATAAATGGTCAAATACAGAAGTGAACACCCCCCTGATCTCTTTCTGTGCACTAACTGGGTTGCAAGGAGCTCAAACCATCCATGTAGTTGGTTATCATGAGAAGAGGCCTATCCAGCTTTTGTTGGATGGAGGAAGTACTCACAATTTCATAGATGTTAATGCTGTGAAGAAGTTGGGTTGTACTGTCATTCCCACACCTCCAAGTAATGTCAGCTTGGGTAACAGTTCAGTAGAAACAACTTCTGGTTTAGTCAAGGACTTCAAGTGGATGATGAATGGCACCACATACTGCCTTGATCTAATAGTATTCCCTGTAGGGAAATATGATGTGGTTTTGGGTGCATTATGGATGAAAAGTTTAGGCCCTATCACTACAGATTACACTAAGCTGACTATGTTATTTGATTATCAGGGTAAACACCAGGTGCTGAAGGGAGTCAATGAGGAATGCAAGTTGACTAGTCCTAAATCTGTGAACAAGAAACAAGGACCTGATGTTCAGTTCTTTATGCTGCAGCTACTCCTTAGGGAAGTCAAAGCTGAAGTGCATCATCACCTTGACTCTTTACATCTACCACAGGTCACTGAGACACCTGTAGTTTTGAGTGCACTCCTTCACCAGTACCAACAGATCTTTGCAGAACCAACCACTCTTCCTCCTCAGAGGGGAGTATTTGACCACAGAATTTCCCTTCAACCAGGAGCTCAACCTGTCAACCTAAGACCCTATAGGTATCCTTCTATGAAGAAAGATATCATAGAGAAGTTGGTTCAAGATATGTTAAATCAAGGGGTTATTCAGCATAGCAGCAGTCCCTTCTCTTCTCCTGTGGTATTGGTGGGCAAAAAGGATGGAAGCTGGAGGTTATGTGTGGATTATAGGGGACTGAATAGATGCACCATTAAAGATAAGTTTCCTATACCAATTATTGATGATTTACTTGATGAATTATCTGGTGCATCAATCTTTTCTAAGGTAGACTTAAGATCAGGCTACCATCAAATCAGGATGGTGGGTGAGGACATTCAGAAAACTGCATTTAAGACTCATATGGGCCATTATGAGTTCTTAGTCATGCCCTTTGGCCTTACTAATGCACCATCCACTTTTCAGTgtttgatgaatcatgtattTCAGCAGTATCTAAGGAAATTTGTTCTTGTCTTCTTTGATGATATTCTCATTTATAGTGTGAACCTCCAAGATCATGTTATCCATCTACAGGTAGTGTTTGATCTCATAGTGAAACATCAACTACTAGCTAAGTATTCTAAGTGTGTTTTTGGGGTCCCTAAGGTTGAGTACTACTTGGGCCATTTCATATCTGCTAAAGGTGTTGCTACTGATCCTAAGAAGATAGTAGCAGTACAAGAGTGGCCAGTTCCAAAAACTCTCAAACAACCAAGAGGGTTCCTTGGACTAGCTGGATATTACAGAAAATTTATTCAAgtctag